One segment of Danio aesculapii chromosome 3, fDanAes4.1, whole genome shotgun sequence DNA contains the following:
- the LOC130220670 gene encoding gastrula zinc finger protein XlCGF17.1-like, which yields MEETHRHEKIIENKHSLKRKGKKCVTCTQCGISLGNKRSLRNHMRIHTGEKPFTCSQCGTSFRNPSNVRIHMLTHTGEKTHKCDQCSKTFLRGSELKRHHQVHTKEKLYSCSVCGKSFRHQNGLRNHQKIHTGVKEYMCFECEKTFITAVKLKIHERTHTGEKPYKCSHCDKRFRHLESLKTHERIHTGEKPYTCSHCDKRFSQSRILKTHERIHTGEKPYKCSHCDKRFRLLESLKTHERTHTGEKPYKCSHCDKRFSDSRNLKKHEKIHTTVNPCNLKGVRSP from the coding sequence ATGGAGGAGACACACCGTCATGAGAAAATCATAGAAAATAAACACTCACTGAAGAGAAAAGGCAAGAAATGcgtcacctgcactcagtgtggaataAGTCTGGGAAACAAACGGAGTCTCAGaaatcacatgaggatccacaccggagagaaaccattcacatgttctCAGTGTGGGACGAGTTTCAGAAACCCATCAAACGTTCGTATACACATGttgacccacactggagagaaaacacacaaatgtgatcaatgcagcaaaacatttttgagggGTTCAGAGCTGAAGAGACACCATCaagttcatacaaaggagaagctttattcatgctctgtgtgtggaaagagtttcagacaTCAAAATGGTTTAAGAAatcatcagaagatccacaccggtgtgaaagagtatatgtgctttgagtgtgagaagaccttTATTACGGCTGTAAAATTGAAAATACATGAgagaactcacactggagagaaaccttacaagtgttcacactgtgacaagagattcagACATTTAGaaagcctgaaaacacatgagaggattcacactggagagaaaccttacacctgttcacactgtgacaagagattcagtcagtCAAGAatcctgaaaacacatgagaggattcacactggagagaaaccttacaagtgttcacactgcgacaagagattcagactGTTAGaaagcctgaaaacacatgagaggactcacactggagagaaaccttacaagtgttcacactgcgacaagagattcagtgatTCAAGGAATCTGAAAAAACATGAGAAGATTCACACTACAGTGAACCCTTGTAACCTCAAAGGTGTAAGGTCACCATAG
- the LOC130220672 gene encoding gastrula zinc finger protein XlCGF17.1-like: MEETHRHEKIIENKHSLKRKGKKCVTCTQCGISLFNNWSLRNHMRIHTGEKPFTCSQCGMSFRHPSNLVKHMLTHTGEKTHKCDQCSKTFLMASYLKRHLRIHTKEKLYSCSVCEKSFRHQDGLRDHQKIHTGVREHICLECEKTFITSVKLKMHERTHTGEKPYTCSHCDRRFSLLESLKTHERTHTGEKPYKCSHCAKRFSILGSLKTHERTHTGEKPYTCSHCDKRFSVVGNLKRHERTHTGEKPYKCSHCDKRFSDSRNLKKHEKIHTGEKPCNLEGVSSP; encoded by the coding sequence ATGGAGGAGACACACCGTCATGAGAAAATCATAGAAAATAAACACTCACTGAAGAGAAAAGGCAAGAAATGcgtcacctgcactcagtgtggaataAGTCTGTTTAACAATTGGAGTCTCAGaaatcacatgaggatccacactggagagaaaccattcacatgttctcagtgtgggatgagtttcagacACCCGTCAAACCTTGTTAAACACATGttgacccacactggagagaaaacacacaaatgtgatcagtgcagcaaaacatttttgatgGCTTCATACCTGAAGAGACACCTTCGAattcatacaaaggagaagctTTATTCATGCTCTGTGTGTGAAAAGAGTTTCAGACATCAAGATGGTTTAAGAGatcatcagaagatccacaccggTGTGAGAGAGCATATTTGCTTGGAGTGTGAGAAGACCTTTATTACGTCTGTAAAATTGAAAATGCATGAgagaactcacactggagagaaaccttacacctgttcacactgtgacaggAGATTCAGTCTGTTAGaaagcctgaaaacacatgagagaactcacactggagagaaaccttacaagtgttcacactgtgccaagagattcagtatattaggaagcctgaaaacacatgagaggactcacactggagagaaaccttatacatgttcacactgtgacaagagattcagtgTAGTAGGAaacctgaaaagacatgagaggactcacactggagagaaaccttacaagtgttcacactgtgacaagagattcagtgATTCAAGGAATCTGAAAAAACATGagaagattcacactggagagaaaccttgtAACCTTGAAGGTGTAAGTTCGCCATAG